Proteins encoded in a region of the Pseudomonas putida genome:
- a CDS encoding histidine kinase, with product MVNKTLRILIADTHPCQRLQLERLLNGLGYYRIAPVASFEELQRLVQCALQPFHLLLGNIELASHCGVDLERFCRVSTQIQHALLYHSSQLKVPAVPQAERQAVSLSLPQAPDNEALETFMAIIDAPMVVGRLPLPGTLPANTARPRPRANFAHTVFNR from the coding sequence ATGGTAAACAAGACCCTGCGCATTCTCATCGCCGATACACACCCGTGCCAGCGCCTGCAGCTGGAGCGGTTGCTCAATGGTTTGGGCTATTACCGGATAGCCCCAGTGGCCAGCTTCGAGGAGCTGCAGCGCCTGGTGCAGTGCGCCTTGCAGCCCTTTCACCTGTTGCTGGGCAATATCGAGCTGGCCAGCCATTGTGGCGTCGATCTAGAGCGCTTCTGCCGTGTCAGCACACAGATCCAGCATGCACTGCTTTACCATTCCAGCCAGTTGAAAGTGCCAGCAGTGCCGCAGGCCGAGCGCCAGGCGGTCAGCCTGAGCCTGCCTCAGGCGCCCGATAACGAGGCGCTGGAGACGTTCATGGCAATCATCGACGCACCGATGGTGGTCGGCAGACTACCGCTGCCGGGCACCCTGCCGGCCAATACAGCGCGGCCACGGCCGCGAGCCAACTTTGCGCATACGGTGTTCAACCGCTAG
- a CDS encoding cupin-like domain-containing protein, with product MDLQRILEKLFVNAHAVGIEGVFQFNFGQGLAYWSEVCTNLCTGGGWHEAPDVTIEVAQDDFLGIMAGAVDVEELFASGRLKITGNMGLATLLPQVISSARQGATTSKAAMNQRYPTPGRYSEEVSAAQPVLYEVQRLSRAEMPPSRFHHEHLSTGVPVVLSDALGDWPLFTMGRDASLAHFAELQGITRHGDYVKKTFSTDRDFRATPMADFIASLDKPAKPGEPPAYMGNNIVPEKLQALIRYPDYFDRQRFIPPRIWIGPKGTLTPLHRDDTDNLFAQVWGQKSFILAAPHHRAALGTWSTSPKGGLDGCDFNPDAPDYERFPEALKVPFLRVVLQAGDLLFLPEGWFHQVESVSTSLSVNFWVDSGRGW from the coding sequence GTGGACCTTCAGCGCATACTCGAAAAACTGTTCGTCAATGCCCATGCCGTCGGCATCGAAGGCGTGTTCCAGTTCAACTTCGGCCAGGGACTCGCCTACTGGTCCGAGGTATGCACCAACCTCTGCACGGGGGGTGGCTGGCATGAGGCTCCGGACGTCACGATCGAAGTGGCTCAAGATGACTTCCTCGGCATCATGGCGGGCGCTGTCGACGTAGAGGAGCTGTTCGCCAGTGGACGCCTGAAAATAACCGGCAACATGGGCCTGGCGACCCTACTGCCGCAGGTTATCAGCAGCGCGCGGCAAGGCGCGACCACCAGCAAGGCAGCAATGAACCAGCGCTACCCCACGCCAGGACGCTACAGCGAGGAGGTCTCGGCAGCCCAACCCGTGCTGTATGAGGTACAACGCCTGTCACGGGCCGAAATGCCGCCGTCGCGGTTTCACCATGAACACCTTTCAACGGGCGTGCCAGTGGTGCTGAGCGATGCCCTTGGCGACTGGCCGCTGTTCACCATGGGCCGTGACGCTTCGCTGGCCCACTTTGCCGAGCTGCAGGGCATCACCCGGCATGGTGACTACGTGAAGAAGACCTTCTCTACCGACCGCGACTTCCGCGCCACCCCCATGGCCGACTTCATCGCTTCGCTCGACAAGCCGGCCAAGCCCGGCGAGCCGCCCGCCTACATGGGCAACAATATCGTGCCGGAAAAGCTGCAGGCTCTGATCCGCTACCCGGACTACTTCGATCGCCAGCGCTTCATTCCACCGCGCATCTGGATCGGTCCCAAAGGCACCCTTACACCCCTGCACCGGGATGACACCGACAACCTGTTCGCCCAGGTCTGGGGGCAGAAATCGTTCATTCTGGCAGCACCGCACCATCGCGCCGCATTGGGCACCTGGTCAACCAGCCCGAAGGGCGGCCTGGACGGCTGCGATTTCAACCCCGATGCCCCCGACTACGAGCGCTTCCCCGAAGCCCTCAAGGTGCCCTTCCTGCGTGTGGTATTGCAGGCCGGCGACTTGCTGTTCCTGCCCGAGGGCTGGTTCCACCAGGTAGAGTCAGTGTCCACGTCGCTGTCCGTGAACTTCTGGGTAGACTCCGGACGCGGCTGGTAA
- a CDS encoding ATP-binding protein: MSLRVRLSLILGSAFVIIWALAAAWMLRDLRQQMMFSLDQRLVASARMVAGLIDQLPQPLTAKGGEAHFSADQFSVPDGMACQVSSLRGEILASNHKHDGAMDDERSGFRDQTIDDALWRTFTYNHGDVRITTADRHMEREALNQSILLAASAPVLMALLGSLGLLWIGLGKGLEPLNRMRDALRRRRADSVEPLQVAGMPSELQPLLETQNQLFLRIAQTLERERRLTDDAAHELRSPLTAIKTHLQVARMTDGAVREQALEHAEQGTDRMHRTLEQLLMLARVEGSLSFEDGVQCSAEQVARQAMQDAGGGDNRRIVLRLPEEATQIYLGMPAPLAVAALRNLLDNALRHGGDEAVELDVQMADGQVGFMVRDHGPGIAEADLEHLTERFWRNGQSGGCGLGLAIVQAIVQRCAGSLRFDSRSDGLRVLLRVPARPVH, translated from the coding sequence ATGAGCCTTCGGGTACGCCTGAGCCTGATCCTCGGCAGCGCCTTCGTGATCATCTGGGCGCTGGCCGCGGCGTGGATGCTGCGTGACCTGCGCCAGCAGATGATGTTCTCCCTCGACCAGCGCCTGGTGGCGTCGGCGCGTATGGTCGCCGGGTTGATCGACCAGTTGCCGCAGCCGCTGACCGCCAAGGGCGGGGAGGCGCATTTTTCTGCCGACCAGTTCAGCGTACCGGATGGCATGGCCTGCCAGGTCAGCTCGCTGCGTGGCGAGATCCTCGCCAGCAACCACAAGCACGATGGCGCCATGGACGACGAGCGCAGCGGGTTCCGTGACCAGACCATCGACGATGCGCTTTGGCGCACCTTTACCTACAACCACGGCGATGTGCGCATCACCACGGCCGACCGGCACATGGAGCGCGAGGCACTGAACCAGTCGATTCTGCTGGCGGCATCGGCGCCGGTATTGATGGCCCTGCTTGGCAGCCTGGGGCTGTTGTGGATCGGCCTTGGCAAGGGCCTGGAGCCGCTCAACCGCATGCGTGATGCCTTGCGCCGCAGGCGTGCGGACAGTGTCGAGCCGCTGCAGGTGGCGGGCATGCCCAGCGAGTTACAGCCGTTGCTGGAGACCCAGAACCAGCTGTTCCTGCGCATTGCTCAGACCCTCGAGCGTGAGCGGCGCCTGACCGACGATGCCGCGCATGAACTGCGCAGCCCGTTGACCGCGATCAAGACCCACCTGCAGGTGGCGCGCATGACCGACGGTGCAGTGCGCGAGCAGGCGCTGGAACATGCCGAGCAGGGCACCGACCGCATGCACCGCACGCTTGAGCAGTTGCTGATGCTGGCGCGGGTAGAAGGCAGCCTGTCGTTCGAGGATGGCGTGCAGTGCAGCGCCGAGCAGGTGGCGCGGCAGGCGATGCAGGATGCGGGCGGCGGCGACAACCGGCGTATCGTGCTGCGTCTGCCTGAGGAGGCTACGCAAATCTACCTGGGCATGCCGGCACCGTTGGCGGTGGCAGCACTGCGCAACCTGCTGGACAACGCCTTGCGTCATGGCGGTGATGAAGCTGTAGAGCTGGACGTGCAGATGGCAGACGGCCAAGTGGGCTTCATGGTGCGTGACCATGGGCCAGGGATTGCCGAAGCGGACCTGGAGCACCTGACCGAGCGCTTCTGGCGTAATGGGCAGAGTGGTGGTTGCGGATTGGGGCTGGCGATAGTGCAGGCAATCGTGCAGCGGTGTGCCGGTAGCCTGCGTTTTGACAGCCGTAGTGACGGCTTGCGGGTCTTGTTGCGGGTACCGGCGCGTCCGGTGCATTGA
- a CDS encoding aminotransferase class V-fold PLP-dependent enzyme, with translation MNDRRNFLKRAGILAAGLPLASHLLPVAEAATPIPSAGNQRWADFRRLFELDPNYAHFANFLITSHPRPVREAIEALRARFDRHPALMVDWDAQSEWKHEAEVRQWAARYLEVAPRQIALTGSTTEGLGLIYGGIKLAPGQEILTTVHEHSAARQTMNYRSARDGNPVRRLRLFEQPWQVSTDQVLGTVRAAISPQTRVLGMTWVHSGSGVKLPVGEIGALVREVNQNRDERDHILYVIDGVHGFGVEDMRFADLNCDYFISGTHKWMFGPRGTGIICAASSALGQLQPSIATFSENEDFATIMSPGGYHAFEHRWALGKAFELHLQTGKAAVQARIHALNDYLKQQLESLPAIELVTPRSSTHSAGFTFFRGKGQDADALARYLTSQRIIVDAVSRDAGPVVRTAPGLLNTEAEIDRLVDVLRQRPRA, from the coding sequence ATGAACGACCGCCGCAATTTTCTCAAAAGGGCCGGCATCCTCGCCGCTGGCCTGCCCCTCGCCAGCCATCTGCTACCCGTTGCCGAGGCCGCCACGCCGATACCGAGCGCCGGCAACCAACGATGGGCCGATTTTCGCCGCCTGTTCGAACTCGACCCAAACTATGCGCACTTCGCCAACTTCCTGATCACCTCTCATCCAAGGCCGGTACGCGAAGCCATCGAGGCCCTGCGTGCACGTTTCGACCGTCACCCGGCGCTGATGGTCGACTGGGATGCCCAGTCGGAGTGGAAGCACGAGGCTGAGGTGCGCCAATGGGCGGCACGCTACCTGGAGGTGGCGCCACGCCAGATTGCCCTGACGGGCAGCACTACCGAGGGCCTGGGTTTGATTTATGGCGGCATCAAGCTGGCGCCCGGCCAGGAAATCCTGACCACGGTGCACGAGCATTCCGCCGCACGGCAGACCATGAACTACCGCAGCGCCCGCGATGGCAACCCGGTACGCAGGCTACGCCTGTTCGAGCAACCCTGGCAGGTGAGCACCGACCAGGTGCTGGGTACCGTGCGGGCCGCCATTTCCCCACAAACGCGCGTGCTGGGCATGACCTGGGTACATTCGGGCAGCGGGGTGAAACTGCCGGTTGGCGAAATCGGTGCGCTCGTACGCGAGGTCAATCAGAACAGGGACGAACGCGACCATATCCTGTATGTCATCGACGGGGTTCACGGTTTTGGCGTCGAGGACATGCGCTTCGCCGACCTGAACTGCGACTACTTCATATCCGGGACCCACAAGTGGATGTTCGGCCCCCGCGGGACAGGCATCATCTGCGCCGCATCCTCGGCACTGGGGCAGCTGCAACCGAGCATCGCCACCTTCTCGGAAAACGAAGACTTCGCCACCATCATGAGCCCGGGCGGCTACCACGCCTTCGAGCACCGCTGGGCCCTGGGCAAGGCGTTCGAACTGCACCTGCAAACCGGCAAGGCTGCCGTGCAGGCACGCATCCACGCCCTCAACGACTACCTGAAGCAACAGCTGGAAAGCCTGCCTGCCATCGAACTGGTGACGCCACGCAGCAGCACCCATTCGGCGGGCTTCACCTTCTTTCGCGGCAAAGGCCAGGATGCCGACGCGCTGGCCAGGTACCTGACTAGCCAACGCATCATCGTCGACGCCGTCTCGCGCGATGCCGGGCCAGTGGTGCGCACTGCGCCGGGTTTGCTGAATACCGAAGCGGAAATCGACCGCTTGGTCGACGTACTGCGCCAGCGCCCGCGCGCCTGA
- a CDS encoding response regulator, with the protein MHVLLCEDDDLIAAGICAGLTAQGLTVDRVGNAAAARAMLQAAQFDVMILDLGLPDEDGLKLLRRLREKGETLPVLVLTARDAVTDRVDGLQAGADDYLLKPFDLRELAARLHTLLRRVAGRAVNVIEHGPLRYDPSSCEATLAGQHVDLSRREQALLQALLQNPGRVLSSEQLKDCVYGFSDEVESNALNVHIHHLRRKLGNGIVETVRGLGYRLGPAQAPQEAAS; encoded by the coding sequence ATGCACGTTCTGCTCTGCGAGGACGACGACCTGATCGCCGCCGGCATCTGCGCCGGCCTCACCGCTCAGGGCCTGACCGTGGACCGGGTGGGCAACGCCGCCGCTGCGCGGGCGATGTTGCAGGCCGCGCAGTTCGACGTGATGATCCTCGACCTTGGCCTGCCCGACGAAGACGGCCTCAAGCTGCTGCGCCGCCTGCGCGAAAAAGGCGAGACCCTGCCGGTACTGGTGCTCACCGCCCGCGATGCCGTCACCGATCGTGTCGATGGCCTGCAGGCCGGTGCCGACGATTACCTGCTCAAGCCCTTCGATCTGCGCGAGCTGGCCGCACGCCTGCATACCTTGCTGCGGCGGGTGGCCGGGCGGGCGGTGAACGTGATCGAGCACGGCCCGCTGCGCTATGACCCGAGTAGCTGCGAGGCGACCCTGGCCGGCCAGCATGTCGACCTGTCCCGCCGTGAGCAGGCCCTGCTCCAGGCGCTGCTGCAGAACCCCGGGCGCGTGCTGTCCAGCGAGCAACTGAAGGACTGCGTATACGGTTTCAGCGACGAGGTCGAGAGCAACGCCCTGAATGTGCACATCCACCACCTGCGTCGCAAGCTGGGTAACGGCATTGTCGAGACCGTGCGTGGCCTGGGCTACCGGCTGGGCCCGGCGCAGGCACCGCAAGAGGCCGCATCATGA
- a CDS encoding aspartate aminotransferase family protein, with product MSTASSLAQVAPASLPQPLYEFTDSPLLQRQQQQESNARSYPRRIPLALKRARGIHVEDVEGRQFIDCLAGAGTLALGHNHPVVVEAIQRVLADELPLHTLDLTTPVKDRFVQDLFGILPEALRREAKVQFCGPTGTDAVEAALKLVRGATGRSTVLAFHGAYHGMSQGALSLMGSLGPKQPLGALLSSGVQFMPYPYDYRCPFGLGGEAGVKANLHYLENLLLDPESGVPLPAAVILEVVQGEGGVIPADIEWLKGVRRITEQAGVALIVDEIQSGFARTGRMFAFEHAGIVPDVVTLSKAIGGSLPLAVVVYRDWLDTWKPGAHAGTFRGNQMAMAAGSAVIHYLVEHRLAEHAEAMGLRLRQHLQQLQRDYPQLGDVRGRGLMLGVELVEPQGERDALGYPQANRELAAKVQRECLKRGLILELGGRHGAVVRFLPPLIISAEQIDDVAQRFAEALIAAV from the coding sequence ATGTCCACCGCTTCCAGCCTTGCCCAGGTTGCACCGGCCAGCTTGCCGCAACCCTTGTACGAATTCACCGATTCGCCTTTGCTGCAACGCCAGCAACAGCAAGAGTCCAACGCCCGCAGCTACCCGCGGCGCATCCCGCTGGCGCTCAAGCGCGCCCGGGGCATCCATGTTGAAGACGTCGAAGGCCGCCAGTTCATCGACTGCCTGGCCGGCGCTGGCACCTTGGCGCTGGGTCATAATCACCCGGTCGTAGTCGAGGCAATCCAGCGCGTGCTGGCTGACGAACTGCCGCTGCATACACTCGACCTGACCACACCGGTCAAGGACCGTTTCGTCCAGGACCTGTTCGGCATCCTGCCCGAGGCGCTGCGTCGCGAGGCCAAGGTGCAGTTCTGCGGCCCAACCGGTACCGACGCCGTTGAAGCGGCGCTCAAACTGGTGCGTGGCGCAACCGGGCGCAGCACCGTGTTGGCCTTCCATGGCGCCTACCATGGCATGAGCCAGGGCGCGTTGAGTCTGATGGGTAGCCTTGGCCCCAAGCAGCCACTGGGTGCGTTGCTGAGCAGCGGCGTGCAGTTCATGCCGTACCCCTACGACTACCGCTGCCCGTTCGGCCTGGGTGGTGAGGCCGGGGTCAAGGCCAACCTGCATTACCTGGAAAACCTGCTGCTCGATCCGGAAAGCGGCGTGCCGCTGCCCGCCGCCGTGATCCTCGAAGTGGTACAGGGTGAGGGCGGGGTAATTCCGGCCGACATCGAATGGCTCAAGGGCGTGCGGCGCATTACCGAGCAGGCGGGCGTGGCGTTGATCGTCGATGAGATCCAGAGCGGCTTCGCCCGTACCGGGCGCATGTTCGCCTTCGAGCACGCCGGCATCGTGCCCGATGTGGTCACCTTGTCCAAAGCCATCGGTGGCAGCCTGCCGCTGGCGGTAGTCGTCTATCGCGACTGGCTGGACACCTGGAAGCCGGGCGCCCATGCCGGTACCTTCCGTGGCAACCAGATGGCCATGGCGGCGGGTTCGGCGGTGATCCACTACCTGGTCGAGCATCGCCTGGCCGAGCATGCCGAGGCCATGGGGCTGCGCCTGCGTCAGCACTTGCAGCAATTACAACGTGACTATCCGCAATTGGGTGATGTGCGCGGGCGTGGCTTGATGCTTGGGGTCGAACTGGTGGAGCCGCAGGGCGAGCGGGATGCCTTGGGGTATCCACAGGCCAACCGAGAGCTGGCGGCCAAGGTGCAGCGCGAGTGCCTCAAGCGCGGGTTGATCCTGGAACTGGGCGGGCGGCATGGCGCGGTGGTGCGCTTCCTGCCGCCATTGATCATCAGCGCTGAGCAGATCGATGACGTGGCGCAGCGCTTTGCAGAGGCGTTGATCGCGGCAGTCTGA
- a CDS encoding sigma-70 family RNA polymerase sigma factor, with the protein MERYYRELVSFLSARLGNRQAAEDVAHDAYLRVLERTDNGQIEHPRAFLYRIALNLVIDRHRRHLVRQAEPLEILDSDEGGHVPALAQELQLNQRLALMQRALDELTGPCRECFLLRKIEGLSHLQIAERLGISRSLVEKHIVNAMKHCRVRMRQWES; encoded by the coding sequence GTGGAACGTTACTATCGTGAGTTGGTGAGTTTCCTGTCCGCGCGCTTGGGTAACCGTCAGGCGGCAGAGGATGTTGCCCACGATGCCTACCTGCGGGTACTGGAGCGAACGGACAACGGGCAGATCGAGCATCCGCGCGCATTCCTGTACCGTATCGCCCTGAACCTGGTGATCGACCGTCATCGTCGCCATCTGGTGCGTCAGGCCGAACCGCTTGAGATACTCGACAGTGATGAGGGCGGGCATGTGCCGGCGCTGGCGCAGGAACTGCAGCTCAACCAACGCCTGGCCCTCATGCAGCGGGCGCTTGACGAACTGACCGGCCCCTGCCGCGAATGCTTCCTGCTGCGCAAGATCGAAGGCCTTTCACATCTGCAGATCGCCGAGCGGCTGGGCATCTCCCGCAGCCTGGTGGAAAAGCACATCGTCAATGCCATGAAGCACTGCCGGGTGCGCATGCGGCAATGGGAATCCTGA
- a CDS encoding dipeptidase yields MTTPRWKKALYISLAAAVAAGAGLAAWYHFAAPGGYSREVVRQANDLQERIISFDSHVTLPLDFGNEGSEADKDGPGRFDLAKAAQGRLSGAALTIFAWPESWTGANSPHRPTPGFVEAAHHTQEVRYNAITAMVRDFPERVAIAYTPQDMRRLHGEGKFAVFLSMLNAYALGDDIDQLDRWAARGVRMFGFSYVGNNSWADSSRPLPFFNDTVDALEGLSPIGKRAVQRLNDLGVIIDVSQMSSKALNQVIQLSRTPVVASHSAPRAMVDINRNLSDKEMQLIKESGGVVQLVAFSSYLKPLSAQTQEKLNALRARYALPPLADLNYALMPGDPVIAGWPEQKVGQYANELYAILEQEPPATLKDYGDAIDYTVRKLGIDHVGISSDFNEGGGIDGWHDASQARNVTAELLTRGYSEADIAKLWSGNFLRVWAQVQSAARGTDTSLR; encoded by the coding sequence ATGACGACACCACGCTGGAAAAAAGCCCTGTACATCAGCCTGGCTGCGGCAGTCGCCGCGGGTGCCGGTCTGGCTGCCTGGTACCATTTCGCGGCCCCTGGCGGCTACTCCCGGGAAGTCGTTCGTCAAGCCAACGACTTGCAGGAACGCATCATCTCGTTCGACAGCCATGTCACCTTGCCGCTGGACTTCGGCAACGAAGGCAGCGAAGCCGACAAGGACGGACCGGGCCGCTTCGACCTGGCCAAGGCTGCCCAAGGGCGGTTGTCTGGCGCGGCGCTGACCATCTTTGCCTGGCCCGAATCCTGGACGGGCGCAAACAGCCCGCATCGCCCCACGCCAGGTTTCGTCGAGGCCGCCCACCACACCCAGGAAGTGCGCTACAACGCCATCACCGCAATGGTGCGCGACTTCCCCGAACGCGTCGCCATCGCCTACACCCCACAGGACATGCGGCGCTTGCACGGCGAAGGCAAGTTCGCGGTGTTCCTGAGCATGCTCAACGCGTATGCGCTGGGGGACGATATCGACCAGCTCGACCGCTGGGCGGCACGCGGGGTGCGCATGTTCGGCTTCAGCTACGTCGGCAACAACAGCTGGGCCGACTCGTCTCGCCCCTTACCGTTCTTCAATGACACTGTCGATGCGCTCGAGGGTCTGTCCCCCATCGGCAAGCGCGCCGTACAACGGCTCAATGACCTGGGTGTGATCATCGATGTCTCGCAGATGTCCAGCAAGGCGCTGAACCAGGTCATTCAGCTCAGCCGTACTCCGGTGGTGGCGTCGCACTCGGCACCACGGGCCATGGTCGATATCAACCGTAACCTGTCCGACAAGGAAATGCAGTTGATCAAGGAAAGCGGCGGGGTCGTGCAACTGGTCGCGTTCTCCAGCTACCTCAAGCCGCTCAGCGCGCAGACCCAGGAAAAGCTCAATGCCTTGCGTGCCCGCTACGCGCTGCCGCCACTGGCTGACCTGAACTACGCGCTGATGCCTGGCGACCCGGTCATAGCCGGCTGGCCCGAGCAGAAGGTCGGGCAATATGCCAACGAACTCTATGCAATCCTCGAACAGGAGCCGCCAGCGACCCTGAAGGACTACGGTGATGCCATCGATTACACCGTGCGCAAGCTCGGCATAGACCACGTAGGCATCAGCTCGGACTTCAACGAAGGCGGCGGCATCGACGGCTGGCACGACGCCAGCCAAGCACGCAACGTAACGGCCGAACTCCTTACCCGCGGCTACTCCGAAGCCGACATCGCCAAGCTTTGGAGTGGCAACTTCCTGCGCGTCTGGGCACAGGTACAGAGCGCCGCCCGCGGTACCGACACTTCACTGCGCTAA
- a CDS encoding twin-arginine translocation signal domain-containing protein yields MTISRRGFIAAVALTGVAVPGALYLQRQRDAEAFPETPGEAVVELADTRLQQLGDILRGIWRWTAHGKDAQLLGLPDGELELFLDVASNGRGLRGYLDTAERLRSEQEPRYRVMGDLLTDKPGMLRWRLFSTEPGAGQARYECHVVLDEVWGAYGNAGPATLNGRISALDRALSLPVLDNGFLALKRPFPEARERTPLSPQLLAWLISPEHRLFHQLWHASRDKWHKLEEDKQSALRGLGWQPGPRGQERDARGRHKDRNGSGEDFLFMHRHMLGSARALQDLPSWTRFPLPQPELERDRIGFARYFDNHDGNALPPTWLAHDDQEYTQWVRDIKSPDTFHGNFQVWESRYSDPEYLSKLTLGQFGSELELGLHDWLHMRWAAVPRDPSNGMPVPAARTPGDFAERWFEARNDFLGDPFSSHVNPVFWHFHGWIDDRVDDWFRAHERVHPGEIRRLQVNGVPWFAPGRWVAVADPWLGPDTHGCSTVPGLRPGRSVEMDPETMKLALRIIYGNEDLFARLQPRVPQRPWYARNLKVVRASG; encoded by the coding sequence ATGACGATTTCTCGACGCGGGTTCATCGCTGCTGTGGCATTGACGGGCGTAGCGGTACCCGGAGCGCTGTATTTACAGCGCCAGCGGGATGCCGAGGCGTTTCCGGAAACGCCTGGCGAGGCTGTTGTCGAGTTGGCCGATACCCGCCTGCAGCAGCTGGGCGACATCCTGCGGGGCATCTGGCGCTGGACTGCACATGGCAAGGATGCCCAACTGCTGGGTTTGCCCGACGGGGAGCTGGAATTGTTTCTGGATGTCGCCAGCAATGGCCGGGGGCTGCGAGGTTACCTGGACACCGCCGAACGCCTGCGCAGTGAGCAGGAACCCCGTTATCGGGTCATGGGTGACTTGCTGACGGACAAGCCCGGGATGTTGCGCTGGCGGCTGTTTTCAACCGAGCCCGGTGCAGGGCAGGCGCGCTATGAATGCCATGTGGTGCTCGATGAGGTCTGGGGCGCCTATGGCAATGCCGGGCCGGCAACGCTCAATGGTCGTATCTCGGCCCTGGACCGCGCCCTGTCTCTGCCTGTTCTGGACAATGGCTTCCTGGCCTTGAAGCGGCCTTTCCCGGAGGCTCGCGAACGTACGCCGCTGTCGCCACAGCTGCTGGCGTGGCTCATTTCGCCGGAGCATCGGCTGTTCCACCAGCTATGGCACGCATCGCGGGACAAGTGGCACAAGCTGGAAGAGGACAAGCAATCCGCCCTGCGTGGCTTGGGCTGGCAACCCGGGCCGCGTGGCCAGGAGCGTGATGCGCGTGGCCGGCACAAGGATCGCAACGGTTCCGGAGAGGACTTCCTGTTCATGCACCGGCACATGCTCGGCAGTGCCAGGGCCCTGCAGGACCTGCCTTCGTGGACGCGGTTCCCGCTGCCTCAGCCGGAGCTCGAGCGTGACCGCATCGGTTTTGCCCGTTACTTCGACAACCACGACGGCAATGCCTTGCCACCGACCTGGCTGGCCCATGACGACCAGGAGTACACCCAGTGGGTACGCGACATCAAAAGCCCGGATACCTTCCACGGCAACTTTCAGGTCTGGGAGTCGCGCTACAGTGATCCGGAATATCTGAGCAAGCTGACCTTGGGGCAGTTCGGCTCAGAACTGGAGCTGGGCCTGCATGACTGGTTGCACATGCGTTGGGCGGCGGTGCCGCGCGACCCGTCCAACGGTATGCCGGTGCCTGCTGCACGTACCCCGGGTGATTTCGCTGAGCGCTGGTTCGAAGCACGCAACGATTTTCTCGGCGACCCGTTCTCGTCACATGTAAACCCGGTGTTCTGGCATTTTCATGGCTGGATCGACGACCGAGTCGACGATTGGTTCCGAGCCCATGAGCGGGTCCACCCGGGTGAGATCCGCCGCTTGCAGGTGAACGGCGTGCCCTGGTTCGCACCCGGGCGTTGGGTGGCGGTGGCTGACCCGTGGCTGGGTCCCGATACCCATGGCTGTTCGACGGTGCCGGGCTTGCGGCCCGGTCGAAGCGTCGAAATGGACCCGGAAACCATGAAGCTGGCGTTGCGCATCATTTATGGCAACGAAGACCTCTTTGCCCGGCTGCAACCACGGGTGCCGCAGCGCCCCTGGTATGCCCGCAATCTCAAGGTTGTACGGGCGTCGGGTTGA
- a CDS encoding GAD-like domain-containing protein, whose amino-acid sequence MDVIFSIFLETFGEPIGQQPVPPAAVDHYQGKLPNRLLEYWQDHGWCGYGGGLFWLVNPQEYQGVVASWLAGTHFEACDTYHLIARSAFGDLYLWGEKTGSVLTIAAYHSRYLDGAHSSGDEERDNKIHGLLMWLMTECVYFDDLFEPARERLGTLGSDEMYGFVPALMLGGPDSLERLEKLKAVEHLVLLSQLSELEPYELTGEEDE is encoded by the coding sequence ATGGATGTCATCTTCAGCATTTTCCTGGAAACCTTCGGCGAACCCATCGGCCAGCAACCCGTACCACCTGCCGCTGTCGATCATTACCAAGGCAAACTCCCCAATCGCCTCCTTGAATACTGGCAAGACCACGGCTGGTGCGGCTACGGCGGCGGCTTGTTCTGGCTTGTAAATCCTCAGGAATACCAGGGTGTAGTGGCCTCTTGGTTGGCAGGTACGCACTTCGAAGCATGCGACACTTATCACCTCATCGCCCGCAGCGCTTTTGGCGACCTGTACCTATGGGGTGAGAAAACCGGTTCGGTGCTGACCATCGCGGCCTACCATTCCCGTTACCTCGATGGCGCTCACAGCTCAGGCGACGAAGAACGGGACAACAAGATCCACGGTTTGCTCATGTGGCTGATGACCGAGTGCGTCTACTTCGACGACCTGTTCGAACCTGCCAGGGAACGGCTCGGCACCCTGGGCTCAGACGAAATGTATGGCTTTGTCCCCGCCTTGATGCTGGGAGGCCCAGACAGCCTTGAGCGTCTTGAAAAGCTGAAGGCAGTGGAGCATCTGGTGCTGCTTTCCCAACTGAGCGAACTCGAACCCTATGAACTCACTGGCGAAGAAGATGAATAG